The following proteins are encoded in a genomic region of Sulfurospirillum arsenophilum NBRC 109478:
- a CDS encoding CinA family protein, which translates to MKSSLIVVGKALRYNLPFLNYIHATITKHLDLPDQTVYIDKNDKDLFFVLEESIAHADEIVIVTSNDSFNLVNKVIATLGEESLELKAGMLIPSKTVRFEDNSYLLEREGKHINVIKACENKKLPPVLIENSNSSALFSIINIDEDSLKILVEPLAQNYEIRITPTTIVDGWIMVEAISNKYGNLESFFKAIKSLLPTKVINHPDVIEHISQCLQREEKTLSIAESCTGGLIASMLTKRSGVSAVFKGGIVSYSNDIKESWLGVNPDTIERFGAVSELCVREMLEGVLNASLSDYAIATSGVAGPTGGTLEKPVGTVYVGARNKEGDIMIERLLLEGDREYIQTQSAYHALKLLLHVGESIFIKSEKMS; encoded by the coding sequence ATGAAAAGCTCTTTGATCGTAGTCGGTAAAGCACTACGATACAATCTGCCATTTTTGAACTATATCCATGCCACCATTACGAAACATCTTGACCTTCCCGATCAGACTGTTTATATCGATAAAAACGATAAAGACCTCTTTTTTGTTCTCGAAGAGTCTATTGCACATGCCGATGAAATTGTCATTGTCACTTCCAACGACAGCTTCAATCTGGTCAACAAAGTCATTGCAACGCTGGGAGAAGAATCGCTGGAACTCAAAGCGGGCATGCTCATTCCTTCCAAAACAGTACGCTTTGAAGACAATAGTTATCTTTTAGAGCGAGAGGGGAAACACATCAATGTCATTAAAGCATGTGAAAATAAAAAACTTCCACCTGTTTTGATCGAAAACAGCAATAGCTCGGCACTTTTTTCTATTATAAACATTGATGAAGACTCTTTAAAAATCCTCGTTGAGCCGCTTGCGCAAAACTATGAAATTCGTATTACGCCAACGACTATTGTGGACGGTTGGATTATGGTTGAAGCTATCTCCAATAAATATGGCAACCTAGAGAGTTTCTTTAAAGCTATCAAATCACTCCTTCCGACAAAAGTTATCAACCATCCAGATGTTATTGAGCATATTTCCCAATGTTTACAACGAGAAGAAAAAACACTGAGTATTGCTGAGAGTTGTACAGGAGGACTAATCGCGTCCATGCTGACTAAACGCTCAGGTGTCTCTGCTGTCTTCAAAGGTGGCATTGTCTCTTACTCTAACGACATTAAAGAATCATGGCTGGGCGTTAACCCTGATACGATTGAGCGTTTTGGTGCCGTCAGTGAGCTCTGTGTACGCGAAATGCTAGAAGGTGTTCTTAATGCCAGCCTCTCTGATTATGCCATTGCAACCAGTGGTGTAGCAGGGCCAACAGGTGGCACTCTTGAAAAACCAGTTGGCACAGTGTATGTTGGAGCACGCAATAAAGAGGGTGATATTATGATTGAGAGACTTCTTTTAGAGGGCGATCGAGAATACATCCAAACCCAAAGTGCATACCATGCCTTAAAGTTACTTTTACATGTAGGCGAAAGTATTTTTATAAAAAGTGAAAAAATGTCTTGA